The following are encoded together in the Ictidomys tridecemlineatus isolate mIctTri1 chromosome X, mIctTri1.hap1, whole genome shotgun sequence genome:
- the LOC101954629 gene encoding small ribosomal subunit protein eS25 — translation MPPKDDKKKKDAGKLAKKDKDPVNKYGGKAKKKKWSKGKVRDKLDNLVLFDKATYDKLCKEVPNYKLITPAVVSERLKIQGSLARATLQELLSKGLIKLVSKHRAQVIYTRNTKGGDAPAAGENA, via the coding sequence ATGCCACCCAAGGATGACAAGAAGAAGAAGGATGCAGGAAAGTTGGCCAAGAAAGACAAGGACCCAGTAAACAAATATGGGGGCAAAGCCAAAAAGAAGAAGTGGTCCAAAGGCAAAGTTCGGGACAAGCTTGACAATCTAGTCTTGTTTGACAAAGCTACTTATGACAAACTCTGTAAGGAAGTTCCCAACTATAAGCTTATTACCCCAGCTGTGGTCTCTGAGAGACTGAAGATTCAAGGTTCCCTGGCCAGGGCAACCCTTCAGGAGCTCCTCAGTAAAGGACTTATCAAACTGGTTTCAAAGCACAGAGCTCAAGTAATTTATACCAGAAATACCAAGGGTGGAGATGCCCCAGCTGCTGGTGAAAATGCATGA